In Arachis stenosperma cultivar V10309 chromosome 1, arast.V10309.gnm1.PFL2, whole genome shotgun sequence, one DNA window encodes the following:
- the LOC130981258 gene encoding uncharacterized protein LOC130981258, translated as MYFVYSINEIRQVDAKHVYLVYRVNEIHSKIQNPKSQASLQHQNTYSPCVQLPCQNTQTISHSHLFFLNPLRTFLSSLHHIDAAALECDAVAAALLRPIAASPCSSASLSSTSLLCSPSCSSVAVPPQLHPSLLDSLSIITIEIGDLCSNHGVKMFTEELNNFSGNGSWDSWFLPLTEQTNIVCEKMIRIPSVLCKTH; from the exons ATGTATTTCGTTTACtctataaacgagataagacaGGTAGACGCAAAACATGTATATCTTGTTTATCGTGTAAATGAGATACAT TCCAAAATCCAAAATCCAAAATCACAGGCTAGTCTTCAGCATCAAAACACATATTCACCATGTGTCCAGCTCCCCTGTCAAAATACACAAACCATTTCTCACTctcatcttttctttctcaatccCCTCCGTACCTTCCTCTCCTCGTTGCACCACATCGACGCCGCGGCTCTGGAATGTGATGCCGTCGCTGCAGCTTTGCTGCGTCCCATCGCCGCCTCGCCGTGCTCCTCTGCTTCACTTTCCTCCACTTCTTTATTGTGCTCCCCGTCGTGCTCCTCTGTTGCCGTGCCACCTCAGCTCCATCCATCGCTGCTCGATTCACTCTCCATCATCACAATAG AAATTGGAGACCTGTGCTCTAATCATGGAGTGAAAATGTTCACTGAGGAATTGAACAACTTCTCTG GCAATGGATCATGGGATTCATGGTTTCTGCCTTTGACAGAGCAG ACTAATATTGTTTGTGAAAAGATGATTAGGATTCCTTCAGTATTATG CAAAACACACTAG